From Pseudarthrobacter equi, a single genomic window includes:
- a CDS encoding gluconeogenesis factor YvcK family protein, with protein MALFTGALPLVPPATGPGAGPQDTEPTIVALGGGHGLSASLSALRLLTSKLTAIVTVADDGGSSGRLREEYGVLPPGDLRMALSALCDDTDWGRTWRDVMQHRFRPSSGPGGSLDEHAMGNLLIVTLWELLGDAVAGLTWAGALLGARGQVLPMSTVPLTIEGDVRVTAPDGGSVLQTVHGQARCAVAGSLENVRLLPESAPACTEALTAIELADWVILGPGSWYTSVLPHLLLPEMRQALCNTPAKRCLTMNLATDTKETSGMTAADHLHVLRRYAPGFNVDVVLADPASVPDRQEFEKAAAMIGAEVVLGKVGASGRRPVHDPLRLATAYQDIFGNS; from the coding sequence ATGGCGCTGTTCACCGGCGCGCTGCCGCTGGTTCCCCCTGCCACGGGACCGGGCGCCGGCCCGCAGGACACCGAGCCCACCATTGTTGCGCTGGGCGGCGGCCACGGGCTCTCAGCCTCGCTGTCCGCCCTCCGCCTCCTCACCTCCAAGCTCACCGCGATCGTCACAGTGGCGGACGACGGCGGCTCATCCGGGCGCCTGCGCGAAGAGTACGGTGTCCTCCCGCCGGGAGATCTCCGGATGGCGCTCTCCGCGCTCTGCGACGACACGGACTGGGGGCGGACCTGGCGCGACGTCATGCAGCACCGGTTCCGCCCCAGCAGCGGCCCCGGCGGATCGCTCGACGAACACGCCATGGGGAACCTGCTGATCGTGACGCTCTGGGAGTTGCTGGGCGACGCCGTCGCCGGCCTGACCTGGGCCGGGGCGCTCCTGGGTGCCCGCGGCCAGGTCCTGCCCATGTCCACGGTGCCGCTCACCATCGAAGGCGACGTCCGCGTGACGGCGCCGGACGGGGGATCGGTGCTGCAGACGGTCCACGGCCAGGCCCGCTGCGCCGTGGCAGGATCGCTGGAAAACGTCCGTTTGCTCCCGGAGTCGGCACCCGCCTGCACGGAAGCGCTGACCGCCATCGAGCTTGCTGACTGGGTCATCCTGGGCCCGGGCTCCTGGTACACCTCGGTGCTGCCCCACCTGCTGTTGCCGGAGATGCGCCAGGCGTTGTGCAACACTCCCGCCAAACGCTGCCTGACCATGAACCTCGCCACGGACACCAAGGAAACCTCGGGCATGACGGCCGCGGACCACCTGCACGTCCTGCGCCGCTACGCCCCCGGATTCAACGTTGACGTTGTCCTGGCCGATCCTGCCTCCGTCCCCGACCGCCAGGAGTTCGAGAAGGCCGCCGCGATGATCGGCGCCGAGGTGGTCTTGGGTAAAGTAGGGGCGTCGGGACGCCGTCCCGTCCATGACCCCCTGCGGCTGGCCACGGCGTACCAGGACATTTTTGGGAACAGTTAG